In the Chloroflexota bacterium genome, one interval contains:
- a CDS encoding aminoacyl-tRNA hydrolase — translation MKLIVGLGNPGPQYANTRHNAGFQVVDRFAARHEFLLRKMQFNAMVISGAIAGEKVLVARPLTFMNDSGRAVGPLVRWLKLELPDLLVVYDEIDLPLGTLRLRPDGGSAGHNGMKSIIEQLGTESFARLRIGVGRPVGGGVSHVLGAYNRDELPLAEDAYDRAVAAIETFIADGLITAMNRFNAA, via the coding sequence ATGAAGTTGATCGTCGGCCTCGGAAACCCGGGGCCTCAGTACGCGAACACGCGCCACAACGCCGGCTTTCAGGTCGTCGATCGATTCGCCGCGCGCCATGAGTTCCTACTGCGCAAGATGCAGTTCAACGCCATGGTCATCAGCGGCGCCATCGCCGGCGAAAAAGTCCTGGTAGCGCGTCCGCTCACATTCATGAACGACAGCGGTCGTGCCGTGGGGCCGCTGGTGCGCTGGCTCAAGCTCGAACTGCCCGACCTCCTGGTTGTGTACGACGAGATCGATCTGCCGCTTGGCACGCTGCGCCTGCGCCCCGACGGCGGCAGCGCCGGTCACAACGGTATGAAGTCGATCATCGAGCAGCTCGGCACCGAGTCATTCGCGCGCCTGCGGATCGGCGTCGGCCGTCCGGTCGGCGGCGGCGTCAGCCACGTGCTCGGCGCGTACAACCGCGACGAGCTGCCCCTGGCCGAAGACGCATACGATCGCGCCGTCGCCGCCATCGAGACATTCATTGCGGACGGCCTGATTACCGCCATGAACCGCTTCAACGCCGCGTGA